One Petrotoga sp. 9PW.55.5.1 genomic window carries:
- the tsaD gene encoding tRNA (adenosine(37)-N6)-threonylcarbamoyltransferase complex transferase subunit TsaD yields MREDIEPIIFAIETSCDETAVAILKGKNKLLSNLIYSQIEDHKIFGGVVPEIAARKHVEILYKLSMTAFEEANIEPEDLDCVAVSYGPGLIGSLLIGSSFAKGMSLSLNKPLIGINHLIGHIYANFLEFPDLKPPFLTLLVSGGHTMIIMVKDYFDFEIIGETLDDAAGEAFDKVARILDLGYPGGPSIEELSRKAKTTYNFPKPLYNKGFDFSFSGLKTSVLYFVKDHPEANKADIAASFQESIIDTLVHKTTKFALKENIKDVVIAGGVAANSLLRSKMDNFKDQLNIYYPRLSLCTDNAAMIARAAYEKYIRKMFDDLDMDIIPNLGLTKV; encoded by the coding sequence ATAAGAGAAGATATAGAGCCAATAATTTTTGCAATTGAAACCTCTTGTGATGAAACTGCTGTTGCAATTCTAAAAGGAAAAAACAAATTATTATCTAATTTAATATATTCTCAAATAGAAGATCATAAAATTTTCGGTGGTGTAGTTCCTGAAATTGCTGCAAGAAAACATGTAGAAATCTTGTATAAATTAAGTATGACAGCTTTTGAGGAGGCTAATATTGAGCCAGAAGATCTAGATTGTGTAGCCGTTTCTTATGGACCTGGTTTAATTGGTTCGTTATTAATTGGAAGTAGTTTTGCCAAAGGCATGTCACTATCGTTAAATAAACCTTTAATAGGTATAAACCATTTAATTGGGCATATTTATGCGAATTTTCTTGAATTTCCAGATCTAAAACCTCCATTCCTTACCCTTTTAGTTTCGGGTGGACATACTATGATCATTATGGTAAAGGATTATTTTGATTTTGAAATAATAGGAGAAACATTGGATGATGCCGCAGGTGAAGCTTTTGATAAAGTTGCCAGAATTTTAGATTTAGGCTATCCTGGTGGGCCTTCAATAGAGGAGCTTTCAAGAAAAGCAAAAACTACTTACAATTTCCCAAAACCTTTATACAATAAAGGTTTTGATTTTTCTTTTTCGGGTTTGAAAACTTCTGTATTATATTTTGTAAAAGATCATCCCGAAGCTAATAAAGCAGATATAGCTGCATCTTTTCAAGAATCCATAATAGACACTTTAGTTCATAAAACAACTAAATTTGCTTTAAAGGAAAATATAAAAGATGTAGTAATAGCCGGCGGGGTGGCGGCTAATTCGCTCTTAAGAAGCAAAATGGACAATTTTAAAGATCAATTAAACATATACTATCCGAGATTATCTTTGTGTACTGACAATGCCGCAATGATTGCAAGAGCAGCGTATGAAAAGTATATAAGAAAAATGTTTGATGATCTAGATATGGATATAATTCCAAACTTAGGTCTCACAAAAGTCTAA